Proteins encoded in a region of the Raphanus sativus cultivar WK10039 chromosome 8, ASM80110v3, whole genome shotgun sequence genome:
- the LOC108819346 gene encoding peptidyl-prolyl cis-trans isomerase CYP21-1 isoform X2: protein MSKETSFLVRQPRCLALIVALTILLFFALSHTRRKEEQKQVIEEDYQVTHRVFFDIDVDGQRLGRIVIGLYGTLVPKTVENFRALCTGEKGKASSGKPLHYKGTQFHRIVSGFVVQGGDIIHGDGKGSESIYGGTFLDENFKAKHSHAGVVAMGNTGPDSNGSQFFITTVKASWLEGEHVVFGKVIQGMDYVFAIEGGAGTYSGKPRKKVVIADSGEIPKDKWDEE, encoded by the exons atgagtAAAGAGACCTCGTTTTTGGTACGGCAGCCCAGGTGCCTTGCTCTCATCGTTGCCCTTACGATTCTCCTCTTCTTCGCGCTCTCACACACCCGTCGTAAA gaggagcagaaGCAAGTCATCGAGGAGGATTACCAAGTTACACACAGAGTATTCTTCGATATTGATGTCGACGGCCAGCGCTTAG GCAGGATCGTTATTGGATTATACGGCACTCTTGTACCCAAAACCGTAG aaaacTTCAGGGCTTTATGCACAG gagagaagggaaaAGCTTCTAGTGGAAAGCCTCTACATTACAAAGGAACACAGTTTCACCGTATAGTATCTGGATTCGTAGTCCAAGGAGGAGACATCATCCACGGTGATGGAAAAGGGAGTGAATCAATCTACGGTGGTACCTTTCTTGACGAAAATTTCAAAGCAAAGCATTCACATGCAG GTGTTGTAGCGATGGGTAATACAGGACCTGATTCTAATGGCTCACAGTTCTTTATCACCACTGTCAAGGCTTCCTG GTTGGAAGGGGAACATGTTGTGTTTGGGAAGGTGATACAAGGGATGGACTATGTGTTCGCCATTGAAGGTGGGGCTGGTACTTACAGTGGCAAACCAAGGAAGAAAGTTGTGATTGCTGATTCTGGAGAGATCCCTAAAGACAAATGGGATGAAGAATGA
- the LOC108819346 gene encoding peptidyl-prolyl cis-trans isomerase CYP21-1 isoform X1 yields the protein MSKETSFLVRQPRCLALIVALTILLFFALSHTRRKEEEQKQVIEEDYQVTHRVFFDIDVDGQRLGRIVIGLYGTLVPKTVENFRALCTGEKGKASSGKPLHYKGTQFHRIVSGFVVQGGDIIHGDGKGSESIYGGTFLDENFKAKHSHAGVVAMGNTGPDSNGSQFFITTVKASWLEGEHVVFGKVIQGMDYVFAIEGGAGTYSGKPRKKVVIADSGEIPKDKWDEE from the exons atgagtAAAGAGACCTCGTTTTTGGTACGGCAGCCCAGGTGCCTTGCTCTCATCGTTGCCCTTACGATTCTCCTCTTCTTCGCGCTCTCACACACCCGTCGTAAA gaggaggagcagaaGCAAGTCATCGAGGAGGATTACCAAGTTACACACAGAGTATTCTTCGATATTGATGTCGACGGCCAGCGCTTAG GCAGGATCGTTATTGGATTATACGGCACTCTTGTACCCAAAACCGTAG aaaacTTCAGGGCTTTATGCACAG gagagaagggaaaAGCTTCTAGTGGAAAGCCTCTACATTACAAAGGAACACAGTTTCACCGTATAGTATCTGGATTCGTAGTCCAAGGAGGAGACATCATCCACGGTGATGGAAAAGGGAGTGAATCAATCTACGGTGGTACCTTTCTTGACGAAAATTTCAAAGCAAAGCATTCACATGCAG GTGTTGTAGCGATGGGTAATACAGGACCTGATTCTAATGGCTCACAGTTCTTTATCACCACTGTCAAGGCTTCCTG GTTGGAAGGGGAACATGTTGTGTTTGGGAAGGTGATACAAGGGATGGACTATGTGTTCGCCATTGAAGGTGGGGCTGGTACTTACAGTGGCAAACCAAGGAAGAAAGTTGTGATTGCTGATTCTGGAGAGATCCCTAAAGACAAATGGGATGAAGAATGA
- the LOC108819346 gene encoding peptidyl-prolyl cis-trans isomerase CYP21-1 isoform X3 has translation MALEEEEQKQVIEEDYQVTHRVFFDIDVDGQRLGRIVIGLYGTLVPKTVENFRALCTGEKGKASSGKPLHYKGTQFHRIVSGFVVQGGDIIHGDGKGSESIYGGTFLDENFKAKHSHAGVVAMGNTGPDSNGSQFFITTVKASWLEGEHVVFGKVIQGMDYVFAIEGGAGTYSGKPRKKVVIADSGEIPKDKWDEE, from the exons ATGgctttggaggaggaggagcagaaGCAAGTCATCGAGGAGGATTACCAAGTTACACACAGAGTATTCTTCGATATTGATGTCGACGGCCAGCGCTTAG GCAGGATCGTTATTGGATTATACGGCACTCTTGTACCCAAAACCGTAG aaaacTTCAGGGCTTTATGCACAG gagagaagggaaaAGCTTCTAGTGGAAAGCCTCTACATTACAAAGGAACACAGTTTCACCGTATAGTATCTGGATTCGTAGTCCAAGGAGGAGACATCATCCACGGTGATGGAAAAGGGAGTGAATCAATCTACGGTGGTACCTTTCTTGACGAAAATTTCAAAGCAAAGCATTCACATGCAG GTGTTGTAGCGATGGGTAATACAGGACCTGATTCTAATGGCTCACAGTTCTTTATCACCACTGTCAAGGCTTCCTG GTTGGAAGGGGAACATGTTGTGTTTGGGAAGGTGATACAAGGGATGGACTATGTGTTCGCCATTGAAGGTGGGGCTGGTACTTACAGTGGCAAACCAAGGAAGAAAGTTGTGATTGCTGATTCTGGAGAGATCCCTAAAGACAAATGGGATGAAGAATGA